The following is a genomic window from Ethanoligenens harbinense YUAN-3.
TGCACGAGGTGCTGTTTATGGCCACAGGCGTTCTGATGAGCCCGCTCAGCGTGCAGCAGGGGCAGTCCATTCCGTCGGTGGCGCATGCGGTGCATCTGTCCACCAGCCGCTGAACAGGGAGGCAAAGTCGTATGGAATATATTCAGGCATTTTTGGTGGGCGGTATCCTTTGTGTCATCGGTCAGCTCCTGATCGATAAAACCAAGCTGACGCCCGCCCGCATCCTCGTTACCTATGTGACGGCAGGCGTGGTGCTCACGGCGGTTGGGCTGTATCGTCCTCTGGTGGAGTTCGGCGGCGCGGGCGCGACGGTGCCGCTCACCGGTTTTGGTTTTGCGCT
Proteins encoded in this region:
- the spoVAE gene encoding stage V sporulation protein AE encodes the protein MEYIQAFLVGGILCVIGQLLIDKTKLTPARILVTYVTAGVVLTAVGLYRPLVEFGGAGATVPLTGFGFALANGVREAVRQKGFLGVFTGGVMATAGGIAAAIFFGYLVALVFKPGDKS